In Rhinopithecus roxellana isolate Shanxi Qingling chromosome 4, ASM756505v1, whole genome shotgun sequence, a single genomic region encodes these proteins:
- the PRRT1 gene encoding proline-rich transmembrane protein 1 isoform X1, with protein sequence MSSEKSGLPDSVPHTSPPPYNAPQPPAEPPAPPPQAAPSSHHHHHHHYHQSGTATLPRLGAGGLATSAATAQRGPSSSATLPRPPHHAPPGPAAGAPPPGCATLPRMPPDPYLQETRFEGPLPPPPPAAAAPPPPAPAQTAQAPGFVVPTHAGTVGTLPLGGYVAPGYPLQLQPCTAYVPVYPVGTPYAGGTPGGTGVTSTLPPPPQGPGLALLEPRRPPHDYMPIAVLTTICCFWPTGIIAIFKAVQVRTALARGDMVSAEIASREARNFSFISLAVGIAAMVLCTILTVVIIIAAQHHENYWDP encoded by the exons GACTCCCAGACTCAGTCCCTCACACTTCTCCACCGCCCTACAATGCCCCTCAGCCTCCAGCCGAACCCCCAGCCCCACCGCCACAGGCAGCCCCTTCCTcgcaccatcaccaccaccaccactaccatcagtCTGGCACCGCCACCCTCCCGCGCTTAGGGGCAGGGGGCCTGGCCACTTCCGCGGCCACCGCTCAGCGCGGTCCCTCCTCCTCCGCCACGCTGCCGAGACCCCCCCACCACGCCCCTCCCGGCCCTGCTGCCGGGGCACCCCCACCCGGCTGCGCTACCTTGCCCCGCATGCCACCCGACCCTTACCTGCAGGAGACTCGCTTCGAGGGCCCACTTCCCCCGCCGCCGCCCGctgccgccgccccgcccccgccggcGCCAGCCCAGACTGCCCAAGCCCCTGGCTTCGTGGTGCCCACGCACGCGGGGACTGTGGGCACGCTGCCGCTGGGGGGCTACGTAGCACCCGGATACCCCCTGCAACTGCAGCCCTGCACTGCTTACGTGCCGGTCTACCCGGTGGGCACG CCATATGCAGGCGGGACCCCGGGGGGGACAGGAGTGACCTCCACTCTCCCCCCGCCGCCCCAGGGCCCAGGGCTGGCCCTGCTGGAGCCGAGGCGCCCGCCACACGACTACATGCCCATCGCGGTGCTGACCACCATCTGTTGCTTCTGGCCTACTGGCATCATTGCCATCTTCAAGGCAGTGCAG GTGCGCACGGCCTTGGCCCGCGGAGACATGGTGTCGGCCGAGATCGCTTCACGCGAGGCCCGGAACTTCTCCTTCATCTCCCTGGCCGTGGGCATCGCGGCCATGGTGCTCTGTACCATCCTCACCGTAGTCATCATCATCGCCGCGCAGCACCACGAGAACTACTGGGATCCCTAA
- the FKBPL gene encoding FK506-binding protein-like, producing METPPVSTTGEKDTSQPQQQWEKNLRENLESVTQIRQQPRDPPTETLELGVNPDPASQILENTQGTEKLVAELEGDSHKSHGSTSQMPEALQASDLWYCPDGSFVKKILIRGHGLDKPKLGSCCRVQALGFPFGSGPPEGWTELTMGVGPWREETWGELIEKCLESMCQGEEAELQLPGHSGPPVRLTLASFTQGRDSWELETSEKEALAREERARGTELFRAGNAEGAAQCYGRALRLLLTLPPPGPPERTVLHANLAACQLLLGQPQLAAQSCDRVLEREPGHLKALYRRGVAQAALGNLEKATADLKKVLAIDPKNRAAQEELGKVVIQGKKQDAGLAQGLRKMFG from the coding sequence ATGGAGACGCCACCAGTCAGTACAACTGGAGAAAAGGACACCTCTCAGCCGCAACAACAGTGGGAAAAGAACCTTCGGGAGAACCTTGAGTCAGTTACTCAGATTAGGCAGCAGCCCCGAGACCCTCCTACCGAAACACTTGAGCTGGGAGTAAACCCAGATCCAGCCAGCCAAATTCTAGAGAATACTCAAGGAACTGAAAAACTGGTTGCTGAACTTGAAGGAGACTCTCATAAGTCTCATGGATCAACCAGTCAGATGCCAGAGGCCCTTCAAGCTTCTGATCTCTGGTACTGTCCCGACGGGAGCTTTGTCAAGAAGATCTTAATCCGTGGCCATGGCTTGGACAAACCCAAACTAGGCTCCTGCTGCCGGGTACAGGCTTTGGGGTTTCCTTTCGGATCAGGGCCGCCAGAGGGCTGGACAGAGCTAACTATGGGCGTAGGGCCATGGAGGGAGGAAACTTGGGGGGAGCTCATAGAGAAATGCTTGGAGTCCATGTGTCAAGGTGAAGAAGCAGAGCTTCAGCTGCCTGGGCACTCTGGACCTCCTGTCAGGCTCACACTGGCGTCCTTCACTCAAGGCCGGGActcctgggagctggagactagCGAGAAGGAAGCTCTGGCCAGGGAAGAACGTGCAAGGGGCACAGAACTATTTCGAGCTGGGAACGCTGAAGGAGCTGCCCAATGCTATGGACGGGCTCTTCGGCTGCTGCTGACTTTACCCCCACCTGGCCCTCCAGAACGAACTGTCCTTCATGCCAATCTGGCTGCCTGTCAGTTGTTGCTAGGGCAGCCTCAGTTGGCAGCCCAGAGCTGTGACCGGGTGTTGGAGCGAGAGCCTGGCCATTTAAAGGCCTTATACCGAAGGggggttgcccaggctgcccttgGGAACCTGGAAAAagcaactgctgacctcaagaaGGTGCTGGCGATAGATCCCAAAAACCGGGCAGCCCAAGAGGAACTGGGGAAGGTGGTCATTCAGGGGAAGAAGCAGGATGCTGGGCTGGCTCAGGGTCTGCGCAAGATGTTTGGCTGA